Proteins encoded by one window of Candidatus Nitrosocosmicus hydrocola:
- a CDS encoding BMP family lipoprotein, translating into MQWKTLLMIGVILIGVCFCIPSGTNVVGTSNVTEKAENLETNSSSSLNASTSEKNLKIAFLTDGLFSDAGWGAFGYNAAQALQEEYAYEVDLKENVPLLMIENTLREYAEAGYDLIISHGFEWGEPSIKVGKDYPETKFVIFTGLVNSSNVASIFPMQQEGTYVLGVLAASISKTGIIGFVGGEKYPNLINIYEGYKQGAQDTNSMVKVLVTYLDDWDNSTKGKMAALSQIDKGADVLLHVADTAGYGVIEAAKEKGIYVLGAISDQNKLAPETVVTSFVLDAKKAFDKIIKLIQIGEFSGQIYKPGLELESDSAGDGIVYIAPFHHLEHAVPDNVKLRLEQLKEDIVNGKIKIPERYSNMNETHNASDIG; encoded by the coding sequence TTGCAATGGAAGACACTTCTCATGATTGGAGTAATCCTAATTGGAGTGTGTTTTTGTATTCCTTCAGGTACAAATGTTGTTGGCACTTCAAATGTTACGGAAAAAGCAGAAAATTTAGAAACAAATTCATCAAGCAGCTTGAATGCCTCTACCTCCGAAAAAAATCTAAAAATAGCATTCCTAACCGATGGCTTATTTAGTGATGCAGGCTGGGGGGCATTTGGATATAATGCAGCACAGGCATTACAGGAAGAATATGCATATGAAGTCGACCTTAAAGAAAATGTGCCTCTTTTGATGATAGAAAACACATTGAGAGAGTATGCCGAGGCAGGCTATGATTTGATAATTTCACATGGTTTTGAATGGGGAGAACCGTCAATAAAAGTTGGTAAAGATTATCCAGAAACAAAGTTTGTAATTTTTACGGGACTAGTTAATTCTAGCAATGTGGCCTCAATTTTTCCTATGCAACAAGAAGGAACTTATGTATTAGGAGTACTTGCTGCAAGCATTTCAAAAACAGGCATAATTGGTTTTGTTGGCGGAGAAAAATATCCCAACCTAATTAATATTTATGAAGGCTATAAGCAAGGTGCTCAGGATACTAATTCTATGGTAAAGGTTCTTGTCACATATTTAGATGATTGGGACAATTCCACCAAAGGAAAAATGGCAGCTCTTTCCCAAATAGATAAAGGAGCGGATGTTTTATTGCATGTGGCTGATACTGCAGGGTATGGAGTCATTGAAGCTGCTAAAGAGAAGGGAATTTATGTTTTGGGAGCAATTTCTGATCAGAATAAGTTAGCCCCTGAAACGGTAGTGACATCCTTTGTATTAGACGCCAAAAAGGCATTTGACAAAATTATCAAATTGATTCAAATTGGTGAATTCAGTGGACAAATATATAAACCAGGACTAGAGTTAGAAAGTGACTCGGCTGGAGATGGTATTGTGTATATCGCCCCATTCCACCATCTTGAACACGCAGTTCCAGACAATGTAAAGTTACGACTCGAACAGTTAAAAGAAGACATCGTAAATGGCAAAATAAAAATTCCTGAAAGATATTCCAATATGAACGAAACCCACAATGCAAGTGATATT